One window of the Vigna radiata var. radiata cultivar VC1973A chromosome 1, Vradiata_ver6, whole genome shotgun sequence genome contains the following:
- the LOC106766013 gene encoding uncharacterized protein LOC106766013, with protein sequence MRRRQFLKHRIALVSMLVCVCCFFIVTMTVLKLPDASTKEGAMGFYPITRSRKVSLQDGNLGKFGEMMIDMLPQDLAFTMFVPTEEAFKRDLRLSVNDALKSDRFNDTYAILTRILGFSTVPRALLSSTVKLGELVNYDSLSGFPLYVSKDIDGMLVVNRIRSEIVDVRKKEIVVHLVDGIIMDAEFEQSVLSDNDTDED encoded by the coding sequence ATGAGGAGGCGTCAATTTTTGAAACATCGAATTGCTCTTGTAAGCATGTTGGTGTGTGTTTGCTGTTTTTTCATCGTGACCATGACTGTTCTCAAGCTTCCAGACGCCTCAACAAAGGAAGGTGCAATGGGGTTTTACCCAATAACGAGATCCAGAAAAGTTTCCCTTCAAGATGGCAACTTGGGCAAGTTTGGAGAAATGATGATTGACATGTTGCCTCAAGATCTTGCTTTTACCATGTTTGTTCCGACCGAGGAAGCGTTTAAGCGAGATCTGCGTCTGTCAGTGAACGATGCTTTGAAATCGGATAGGTTTAATGATACTTATGCGATTTTGACTCGTATATTGGGATTTTCAACTGTCCCTCGTGCACTTCTTTCCTCTACTGTGAAATTGGGTGAGCTTGTGAACTATGATTCGTTATCTGGGTTTCCCTTATACGTTTCAAAAGACATCGATGGAATGCTTGTTGTTAACAGGATTCGATCAGAAATAGTAGATGTTAGAAAAAAAGAGATTGTTGTGCATCTCGTGGATGGGATTATAATGGATGCTGAATTTGAGCAATCGGTTCTATCTGACAATGATACAGATGAGGACTGA